The DNA window TTGTTATTAAATCCGTGAATAAACATTTTGGATAACCTGAGTTCGTTTTATATAAGTTTTTAAAAAGTTCTGAATATAAACAGTTACAGGGTGCCTTTGGAAGAGCGAATTCCCGTTATGCGCTGATCAAAAGAAGTTGCCTGATCCAGGGCCCTGCCGGCAGCTTTGAAAATCGATTCCAAGATATGATGTTCATTTTCACCATAAAAGGCATTAACATGCAGGTTCATCCCGCCCCGGGTTGCAAATGCTCTGAAAAATTCCTTGGCAAGCGATGTAAAATCATTCCCTCTGGAAGCGGCTCCCTCAGGAACATTATACACCAGGAAAGAGCGTTTTGACAAATCGACAGCTACCGAGCTTAAGGCGTCATCCATTGGCGTCACCGCATGGCCAAAGCGCCTTATGCCCTTGCGGTCGGCAAGGGCCTTATCAAAAGCATCCCCCAACACAAGCCCGATGTCCTCAACCGTATGGTGGAAATCAACCTCGATATCGCCTCTGGCCTTGATGAACAGGTCGAAAAAACCGTGAACTGCAAATAGGATCAGCATATGGTCAAAAAATGGAATTCCCGTTGATATTTCATTTTTGCCGCTGCCGTCTATATTCAGCTTAAGACGTATTTCGGTTTCTTTGGTTTCGCGAACAATTTCAGAGACTCGTTTCATAATTTACGTTTTCCTTTAAAAAATGACTTCACATATTCACGCTTACCTGCTACAAAGTGGCACAATGGTCACAAGCTTTGTAAAAAACAGACGTGGTAAAGCGGATTAACAAAAAACCTACTGAATCAACAGTAGGTTGTGAACTGATTATGGTGGAGATGAAGGGAGTCGAACCCTCGACCTCGGCGTTGCGAACGCCGCGCTCTCCCAACTGAGCTACATCCCCACGTAATTATTTAAATTAGATATCAAATTGTAAAGTCACGGTCAATTCAAAAAATAAAATCGTTTTACGATTTTATAGAACGCTTCTATGCCGCGTTAAAATGATTATCGAAAAGGTTCGTGTTTTCGTACTTTAGTAATTTCGTGCTTTCGTGATAAATATATTTATGGAGCAAACCATTGACGTATAAAATTGTATTAAACCACGCTTTCAAGCGCTTCACCCTGGATCAGGACAAGATACTGTCCCCTGAAGAAACGGTTCTGCGTTTTAAGGAAAAACTTAAAAGGGTGGACCTGGATATTCTCGAAGAAACGATACGGATCGACAGCGGCAGACTGGATATACCGGTCTATTTCAGCAGTTGCGGCCGGGACGCAACTGCGGTTATCGGTACCAAAAAACAAATGGGAAAGGGGGCCACTCCCCAGCAGGCTGAAGCCAGTGCAGTTATGGAACTGGCCGAAAGATTCAGCTTTTTCAGTTTTCTGAAGAATCCGAACAATTTCCTGGTTGACACCTACCAAAACCTGCAGGCCGGCGCCATCCCCTTTGAAATGATCGCCCGATCGGTCCACAATGATTCCGAAGATCTCGATGTCAGCAGAAAGATCTTTGAAACGATTCCCTTGCAGTGGACCAGGGCGTTTAACCTGACCCGCGACCGAGAGGTCCTTATTCCTTTCAACTGGTTTTACACCATCAACGAGTTCAACGGCCCGTCTGCCGGCAACTGTATCGAGGAGGCTCTGCTTCAGGGAATTTGTGAAATTGTTGAACGGCATGTATCATCCATAGTCAGCCGCAGCAGACTGAAAGTGCCCGCAATTCTTCCCGATTCGGCCACAGATCAAATGGTGGTCGAAATGATGGCAAAATATCGTCGCGCCGGGATAAAGCTTTATCTCTCGGACTTTTCTCTGGATATGGGTATCCCTTCGGTGGGAGTTCTGGCTTATGATCCGGCGAATTTCCCGGGAAAAAGCGAAATCGTCTGGACCGCCGGGACAACCCCTGACCCGGAAAAAGCCTTGAGCCGGGCACTTACGGAGGTTGCCCAGCTATCCGGTGATTTTAATACCGGTTCCAATTACGTGGCCAGCGGCCTCCCCAAATTTACAAGCATAGAACAAGCCGATTTTATCATCAACCCGGACCAAAACGTTCATATCAACACCCTGCCAAAACTTAGCAATGATAATATTAAAATCGAAATTCAACGATGTTTGTCCGCGCTGGCCTCAAAAGGCATGGAAGTGATTGTGGTCGACACCACGCACCCTTTACTCGAAATACCGGCCTTTTACACCATTATCCCGGGAGCTCATTTCAGAGAACGCGCTTTGGGAACCAGCGTTGGAATGTTCTCGGCCAAACTTATCGCCGAAAACCAGAAACCTGCAGATG is part of the Candidatus Desulfatibia profunda genome and encodes:
- the hisB gene encoding imidazoleglycerol-phosphate dehydratase HisB, whose amino-acid sequence is MKRVSEIVRETKETEIRLKLNIDGSGKNEISTGIPFFDHMLILFAVHGFFDLFIKARGDIEVDFHHTVEDIGLVLGDAFDKALADRKGIRRFGHAVTPMDDALSSVAVDLSKRSFLVYNVPEGAASRGNDFTSLAKEFFRAFATRGGMNLHVNAFYGENEHHILESIFKAAGRALDQATSFDQRITGIRSSKGTL
- a CDS encoding YcaO-like family protein, with protein sequence MTYKIVLNHAFKRFTLDQDKILSPEETVLRFKEKLKRVDLDILEETIRIDSGRLDIPVYFSSCGRDATAVIGTKKQMGKGATPQQAEASAVMELAERFSFFSFLKNPNNFLVDTYQNLQAGAIPFEMIARSVHNDSEDLDVSRKIFETIPLQWTRAFNLTRDREVLIPFNWFYTINEFNGPSAGNCIEEALLQGICEIVERHVSSIVSRSRLKVPAILPDSATDQMVVEMMAKYRRAGIKLYLSDFSLDMGIPSVGVLAYDPANFPGKSEIVWTAGTTPDPEKALSRALTEVAQLSGDFNTGSNYVASGLPKFTSIEQADFIINPDQNVHINTLPKLSNDNIKIEIQRCLSALASKGMEVIVVDTTHPLLEIPAFYTIIPGAHFRERALGTSVGMFSAKLIAENQKPADAIKQLEKIQKIIPGAYYIKFYLGYCHLALNNPEIAFEHLARSLDLDPTAEDIPSIYSYMGVCLKDMGEYRKALSVLKEAESYDTQRTDIYNLMGFSHFKLKEHEKAIACFKKVLQLDPSSAIDYANIASNYREMGDKKNAIRYYEMALALDPSIEFAKDNLEKLFIATKTPRHEENNKESPSRRRDFQR